The Mycoplasma sp. 1654_15 genome contains a region encoding:
- the msrB gene encoding peptide-methionine (R)-S-oxide reductase MsrB — translation MKKKEELSHLNELQFEVTQNNKTEKPFDNEYYNNYEEGIYVDVVDGTPLFLSIHKYDSGSGWPAFTTPINLKDIVELDDFSYKYAKRTEVRSKNADSHLGHVFNDGPKEFGGRRYCINSASLRFIPKKDLEKEGYSEYLKYFN, via the coding sequence ATGAAGAAAAAAGAAGAACTTTCACACTTAAATGAACTTCAATTTGAAGTTACTCAAAACAATAAAACTGAAAAACCTTTTGATAACGAATATTACAATAATTATGAAGAAGGTATTTATGTTGATGTTGTAGATGGAACACCACTTTTTCTATCTATTCATAAATATGATTCAGGTTCTGGTTGACCAGCTTTTACAACACCAATTAACTTAAAAGATATTGTAGAATTAGACGATTTTTCTTATAAGTATGCAAAAAGAACAGAAGTACGTTCAAAAAATGCAGATTCTCATTTGGGTCATGTTTTCAACGATGGACCTAAAGAATTTGGTGGAAGAAGATATTGTATAAATTCTGCTTCTTTAAGATTTATACCTAAAAAAGACTTGGAAAAAGAAGGTTATTCAGAATATCTAAAATATTTTAATTAA
- a CDS encoding HPr family phosphocarrier protein, producing the protein MEIFESVVIDKIGFHARPASKIASIASKFKSDIKIISGGKTGNLKSIMNIMALGIKHGAIFKLEIVGEDEKEAKEAIVQAMIDNELIYKF; encoded by the coding sequence ATGGAAATTTTCGAATCAGTTGTTATAGATAAAATTGGTTTTCATGCAAGACCAGCATCTAAAATAGCTTCAATAGCATCTAAATTTAAATCAGATATTAAAATAATTTCTGGTGGTAAAACAGGAAATTTGAAATCAATAATGAACATTATGGCTTTAGGTATAAAACATGGAGCTATTTTTAAATTGGAAATTGTTGGTGAAGACGAAAAAGAAGCAAAAGAAGCAATTGTTCAAGCAATGATTGACAACGAATTAATTTACAAATTTTAA
- the dnaK gene encoding molecular chaperone DnaK: MAKEIILGIDLGTTNSVVSIIENGKPIVLENPNGKNTTPSVVAFKNGEEIVGDAAKRQLETNPDAIASIKRLMGTSQTVKANGKEYKPEEISAKILSYLKEYAEKKIGHKISKAVITVPAYFDNAQREATKNAGKIAGLEVERIINEPTAAALAFGLDKSDKEMKVLVYDLGGGTFDVSVLELSGGTFEVLSTSGDNKLGGDDWDHVIVDWLVDKIKKEYDFDPSKDKMALSRLKEEAEKTKISLSNQSVATISLPFLGIGPNGPINVELELKRSEFEKMTAHLVDRTRKPIMDALKEAKLEAKDLDEVLLVGGSTRIPAVQAMIEHTLGKKPNRSINPDEVVAIGAAIQGGVLAGEINDVLLLDVTPLTLGIETLGGIATPLIPRNTTIPVTKSQIFSTAENNQTEVTISVVQGERQLAADNKLLGRFNLSGIEQAPRGVPQIEVSFSIDVNGITTVSAKDKKTNKEQTITIKNTTTLSEEEIQRMVKEAEENREADTKKKEKIEITVRAEALINQLEKSITDQGDKVDAKQKETLEKQIQELKDLLKEEKFEELKTKLDQIEQAAQAFAQAAAQQANTSDTSSDDNPIEAEVKEN, from the coding sequence ATGGCAAAAGAAATAATTTTAGGTATAGACTTAGGAACTACAAACTCTGTAGTTTCTATTATAGAAAATGGAAAACCAATCGTTTTAGAAAATCCAAACGGAAAAAACACAACTCCTTCTGTTGTTGCATTTAAAAACGGAGAAGAAATTGTAGGAGATGCTGCTAAAAGACAATTAGAAACAAATCCTGATGCAATTGCTTCAATTAAAAGACTAATGGGAACATCTCAAACAGTAAAAGCTAACGGAAAAGAATACAAACCAGAAGAAATTTCTGCAAAAATTCTTTCTTATTTAAAAGAATATGCAGAGAAAAAAATTGGTCACAAAATTTCAAAAGCAGTTATAACAGTTCCAGCTTACTTTGATAATGCGCAAAGAGAAGCTACAAAAAATGCAGGAAAAATTGCTGGATTAGAAGTTGAAAGAATTATTAATGAACCAACAGCTGCAGCTTTAGCTTTTGGATTAGACAAGTCTGACAAAGAAATGAAAGTTTTAGTATACGACTTAGGTGGAGGAACATTTGACGTTTCTGTACTTGAACTTTCAGGGGGAACATTTGAAGTTCTTTCAACAAGTGGAGATAACAAATTAGGTGGTGATGACTGAGACCACGTTATTGTTGATTGACTAGTTGACAAAATTAAAAAAGAATATGATTTTGATCCTTCAAAAGACAAAATGGCTTTATCTCGTTTAAAAGAAGAAGCAGAAAAAACAAAAATTTCTTTATCAAATCAATCAGTTGCTACAATTTCCTTACCATTTTTAGGAATTGGACCAAACGGACCTATTAACGTTGAATTAGAACTAAAAAGATCTGAATTTGAAAAAATGACAGCTCATTTAGTTGATAGAACAAGAAAACCAATTATGGATGCTTTAAAAGAAGCAAAATTAGAAGCAAAAGATTTAGATGAAGTATTGTTAGTTGGTGGATCAACAAGAATTCCAGCTGTACAAGCAATGATTGAACACACATTAGGTAAAAAACCAAATAGATCAATTAACCCAGACGAAGTTGTTGCTATCGGTGCTGCAATTCAAGGGGGAGTTTTAGCAGGAGAAATCAACGATGTTTTATTACTTGACGTTACTCCATTAACTTTAGGAATTGAAACATTAGGTGGTATTGCAACACCATTAATTCCAAGAAACACAACAATCCCTGTAACTAAATCACAGATTTTTTCAACTGCTGAAAACAACCAAACAGAAGTAACAATTTCTGTAGTTCAAGGAGAAAGACAACTAGCTGCTGATAATAAATTATTAGGAAGATTTAATCTTTCTGGAATTGAACAAGCACCTAGAGGAGTTCCTCAAATTGAAGTTAGTTTTTCTATCGATGTTAATGGTATAACAACTGTTTCAGCTAAAGATAAAAAGACAAATAAAGAACAAACTATTACTATTAAAAACACAACTACTCTATCTGAAGAAGAAATTCAAAGAATGGTAAAAGAAGCTGAAGAAAATCGTGAAGCAGATACTAAGAAAAAAGAAAAAATTGAAATTACAGTTAGAGCCGAAGCATTAATTAACCAACTTGAAAAATCTATTACTGATCAAGGTGATAAAGTAGATGCAAAACAAAAAGAAACTTTAGAAAAACAAATTCAAGAACTAAAAGACTTGTTAAAAGAAGAAAAATTTGAAGAACTAAAAACAAAATTAGATCAAATTGAACAAGCTGCACAAGCTTTTGCACAAGCCGCAGCACAACAAGCAAATACTTCTGATACTTCATCAGATGACAATCCAATCGAAGCAGAAGTAAAAGAAAATTAA
- a CDS encoding MurR/RpiR family transcriptional regulator yields MENILKKLEDVKNSTDNLVFSHIASYLLSNLNNIDTMKIGQISKNSDVSNGSVSKFIKYLGYKGVKDFLPELKQQLKFYGVSSDTCKKPLEKNLRYLKYHNLIKSNLDYIFEVNQESILKAVELLKRYKYILLFGRGANLAVINVYANYLSKLNYFVDYSFDLDVQKKWVEKANENSLCIFFSFSSLTPNIEKIFTEIKQKGNIKTILFTANKDSMMAKKSDVVLLTKNNEDLFLNHTNSRIGFNYLFMQILNLLSE; encoded by the coding sequence ATGGAAAATATTCTTAAAAAATTAGAAGATGTAAAAAACAGCACAGATAACTTGGTTTTTTCTCACATTGCATCTTATTTGTTATCTAATTTAAATAATATAGACACTATGAAAATTGGACAAATTTCAAAAAATTCAGACGTTTCGAATGGTTCTGTTTCTAAATTTATAAAATATTTGGGATACAAAGGAGTAAAAGACTTTTTACCTGAATTAAAACAGCAACTTAAATTTTATGGTGTCTCTTCTGATACTTGTAAAAAACCTTTGGAAAAAAATTTAAGATATCTAAAATATCACAACTTAATAAAGTCAAATCTTGACTATATTTTTGAAGTAAATCAAGAATCTATTTTAAAAGCTGTGGAGCTATTAAAACGATACAAATATATTTTACTTTTCGGTCGTGGGGCAAATTTAGCTGTTATTAATGTCTATGCAAATTATCTATCAAAACTAAATTATTTTGTCGATTATTCTTTTGATTTAGATGTTCAGAAAAAATGAGTAGAAAAAGCTAATGAAAATTCATTATGTATTTTCTTTTCTTTTTCTTCATTAACACCAAATATTGAAAAAATTTTTACTGAAATTAAACAAAAAGGCAACATTAAAACTATTTTATTTACAGCAAATAAAGATTCTATGATGGCTAAAAAATCAGATGTTGTTTTACTTACTAAAAATAATGAAGACTTATTTTTAAATCACACTAATTCACGAATTGGTTTTAATTATTTATTTATGCAGATACTTAATTTACTTTCCGAATAA
- a CDS encoding MAG3450 family membrane protein, with protein sequence MNKKLTKIPDWIFSFLLIFVPFLIIYLCLSPDIWIPPVIEYKWLVIIGFGYWLFVSLCSILFLYLKMVNFSFPFYSIILSLSFWILIISSPLTEQGQNGLRAVIIIISILMIIPSLILKNYFEKRLNKTYKTKGNKKRFTKK encoded by the coding sequence ATGAATAAAAAACTAACAAAAATCCCGGATTGAATCTTTAGTTTTTTGTTGATTTTTGTTCCTTTTTTAATAATTTATTTGTGTTTGTCTCCCGATATTTGAATACCACCTGTAATAGAATATAAATGGTTAGTAATAATAGGTTTTGGTTACTGATTATTTGTTAGTCTATGTTCAATTTTGTTTCTTTATTTAAAGATGGTCAATTTTTCTTTTCCATTTTATAGCATTATTTTGTCTTTGTCTTTTTGAATATTAATAATTAGTTCTCCATTAACAGAACAAGGGCAAAATGGTTTGCGAGCAGTAATTATTATTATTTCTATTTTAATGATAATTCCTAGTTTGATTTTAAAAAATTACTTTGAAAAACGACTTAATAAAACTTATAAAACTAAAGGAAATAAAAAAAGATTTACTAAAAAGTAA
- the thrS gene encoding threonine--tRNA ligase, protein MKKINKELNHSASHLLALAVIKLFPDVQLGFGPATDEGFYYDFKFSQPLSEHDLTKIEKMMQKIANNNFVMEQTEGKVIDFSSQPFKKELLDEFTSENKQITFFSIVNPTKNEILFEDLCAGGHIENMKQIKHFKLLSIAGAYWRGKVENEQLTRIYGTAWETKEDLDEFLHILAERKERDHRKLGKELKLFTFNKLFGQGFPVWLEDGMKIVNKIKEKILFYDKKYGFKEVFTPHFGEQKLYEISGHFQHYKEDMFGALKIEGENLIPRPMTCPHHIILFDTFKKSYRELPYRISEQSRLYRYEKSGALTGLERVRSMLLTEGHIFVAKNQIVSEFKHLYKMILEVLKFFKIEVNYVSFSKRDPENKEKFFDDDQMWNQAESDLEKVLKELGVEYEEKIGEAAFYGPKIDFQIKTVLNHEITISTLQLDFLLPKKFDISFINQDNEKETPILIHRGLIGTYERFVSILLEQTKGILPFWLSPKQFVIIPIENSKHSEFAFEIYKKLEDLGFNVTFDDRNERINKKIREAQIQKTKFQIIIGDQEVENRNVTFREYGKQDSYTLEFENLLQMVQEKIENNE, encoded by the coding sequence ATGAAGAAAATCAACAAAGAATTAAATCATAGTGCTTCACATTTATTAGCACTCGCTGTTATAAAATTATTCCCTGATGTTCAGCTAGGATTTGGTCCAGCAACTGATGAAGGTTTTTACTATGATTTTAAATTTTCTCAACCTTTATCAGAACATGACCTGACAAAGATAGAAAAAATGATGCAAAAAATTGCAAACAATAATTTTGTTATGGAACAAACTGAAGGAAAAGTTATAGATTTTTCCTCTCAACCTTTTAAAAAAGAATTATTAGATGAATTTACTTCAGAAAATAAACAAATTACCTTCTTTTCTATAGTAAATCCAACAAAAAATGAAATACTTTTTGAAGATCTTTGTGCTGGTGGACATATCGAAAATATGAAGCAAATCAAGCATTTTAAACTCTTAAGTATTGCTGGTGCATACTGAAGAGGTAAGGTGGAAAATGAACAACTTACTAGAATTTATGGAACTGCTTGAGAAACTAAAGAAGATTTGGACGAATTTTTACATATTTTAGCTGAAAGAAAAGAGAGAGATCATAGAAAATTAGGAAAAGAATTAAAGCTTTTTACTTTTAATAAACTATTTGGTCAAGGTTTTCCTGTTTGGTTAGAAGATGGAATGAAAATTGTTAACAAAATCAAGGAAAAAATCCTTTTTTATGACAAAAAATATGGATTTAAAGAAGTATTTACTCCTCATTTTGGTGAACAAAAACTTTATGAAATTTCAGGACATTTCCAACACTACAAAGAAGATATGTTTGGGGCTTTGAAAATCGAAGGTGAAAATTTAATTCCTAGGCCAATGACCTGCCCACATCACATTATTTTGTTTGATACTTTCAAAAAAAGTTATAGAGAACTTCCTTATAGAATTTCTGAACAATCAAGACTTTATAGATATGAAAAATCTGGGGCTTTAACAGGTTTAGAACGAGTAAGATCAATGCTTCTTACTGAAGGTCATATTTTTGTTGCAAAAAATCAAATTGTTTCTGAGTTTAAACACCTTTACAAAATGATATTAGAAGTTCTAAAGTTCTTCAAAATTGAAGTAAATTATGTTTCTTTTTCTAAGAGAGACCCTGAAAATAAAGAGAAATTTTTTGATGATGATCAAATGTGAAATCAAGCTGAATCTGATTTAGAAAAAGTTTTAAAAGAACTTGGTGTTGAATACGAAGAAAAAATAGGTGAAGCTGCTTTTTATGGTCCTAAAATTGACTTTCAAATTAAGACTGTTTTAAATCACGAAATTACAATTTCTACTTTACAACTTGATTTTTTATTACCTAAAAAATTCGATATTTCCTTTATAAATCAAGACAACGAAAAAGAAACTCCTATTTTAATTCACAGAGGCTTAATCGGTACATATGAACGTTTTGTTTCTATTTTACTAGAACAAACTAAAGGTATTTTACCTTTTTGATTAAGTCCAAAACAATTTGTTATTATTCCTATTGAAAATTCAAAACACTCAGAATTTGCATTTGAAATCTATAAAAAATTAGAAGACTTAGGATTTAATGTAACTTTTGATGATAGAAATGAAAGAATAAACAAGAAAATCAGAGAAGCTCAAATTCAAAAAACCAAGTTTCAGATTATTATTGGTGATCAAGAAGTTGAAAACAGAAATGTTACTTTCAGAGAATATGGAAAACAAGATTCTTATACTTTAGAATTTGAAAATCTTCTTCAAATGGTTCAAGAAAAAATAGAAAATAATGAATAA
- a CDS encoding thymidine kinase, producing the protein MYKKFSDGTIEVITGPMFSGKSDELIKRIRTLSFANVKTLAVKPRIDSRFSTNEIVSRAGTKIPTYVVETVADIKQLFEKSKYKAIAIDEAQFFDKDLVPYVEELANQGIRVIISGLDQDYLRRPFGVMPSLLAMAEHITKLQAICVVCKNAASTTYRTIKSNKLKVIGDLDEYEARCRICHNKGLNNL; encoded by the coding sequence ATGTATAAAAAATTTTCAGATGGAACAATAGAAGTTATTACAGGTCCAATGTTTTCAGGTAAAAGTGATGAGTTAATAAAAAGAATTAGAACATTATCTTTTGCGAATGTCAAAACTTTAGCTGTAAAACCTAGAATTGATTCTAGATTTTCTACAAACGAAATAGTTTCTCGGGCAGGAACAAAAATTCCTACATATGTTGTTGAAACAGTGGCAGATATAAAACAATTATTCGAAAAATCAAAATATAAAGCTATTGCAATAGACGAAGCTCAATTTTTTGACAAAGACTTAGTGCCTTATGTTGAAGAATTAGCAAATCAAGGAATTAGAGTAATAATTAGTGGATTAGATCAAGATTATTTAAGACGTCCTTTTGGAGTTATGCCAAGTTTATTAGCGATGGCAGAACATATTACAAAATTACAAGCTATTTGTGTAGTTTGTAAAAATGCAGCTTCTACAACTTATAGAACAATTAAATCTAATAAATTAAAAGTAATAGGTGATTTAGATGAATATGAAGCAAGATGTAGAATTTGTCATAACAAAGGTTTAAATAATTTATAA
- a CDS encoding PTS glucose transporter subunit IIB — MRKLSKFIYYFLKIITFNQITKYWNKKYAKPNTTFITSDKIPFSLENLIEIVGENNFENVANTLSRVQIFLKETKGLDLDKIKNLEGISGVVLSQKTLNLIVGNNASTIATKLKERLLKNG; from the coding sequence ATGAGGAAACTGTCAAAATTTATATATTATTTTTTAAAAATTATAACTTTTAATCAAATTACAAAATATTGAAACAAAAAATATGCAAAACCAAATACTACTTTTATAACTTCTGATAAGATACCATTTAGTTTAGAAAATTTAATAGAAATAGTAGGTGAAAATAACTTTGAAAACGTAGCAAATACACTATCAAGAGTTCAAATATTTTTAAAAGAAACTAAAGGCTTAGATCTTGATAAAATAAAGAATTTAGAAGGTATTTCTGGTGTTGTTTTAAGCCAAAAAACATTAAATTTAATAGTTGGTAATAATGCATCAACAATAGCAACAAAATTAAAAGAAAGGTTATTAAAAAATGGATAA
- the trpS gene encoding tryptophan--tRNA ligase, with protein MKNRIVSGITATGKLTLGNYLGSIKTMVKMQEEYESYIFVADLHALTIEIKPEELRENRKDIFAFYLACGIDPQKSIIFYQSDVSEHSELAWIMQTHTSIGELSRMTQFKDKSKVKNDNGTETVPTGLLTYPTLMAADILLYNPDLVPVGIDQKQHVELTRNLAIRLNNKYKTQFKDVDILTPKIGAKIMSLTEPTKKMSKSTEQPNSAIFLLDDPELAYKKIQKAITDSENKIYLSDEKPGVKNLLTIFSSLKEWEMEKTLEFFKDKNYKELKHEVGIVVKEFLIHIQTEYQKVKNNIEKYSQLGKEKAKAVASEHLKLIKQKIGL; from the coding sequence ATGAAAAATAGAATTGTGAGTGGAATTACAGCCACAGGAAAACTTACTTTAGGTAATTATTTAGGTTCTATTAAGACAATGGTGAAGATGCAAGAAGAATATGAATCCTACATTTTTGTAGCAGATTTGCATGCTCTTACAATTGAAATAAAACCTGAAGAACTTAGAGAAAACAGAAAAGATATATTTGCATTTTATTTAGCTTGTGGAATTGATCCACAGAAATCAATTATTTTTTATCAATCAGATGTTTCTGAACACTCTGAATTGGCTTGAATTATGCAAACTCATACGTCTATTGGTGAATTATCAAGAATGACTCAATTCAAAGATAAAAGTAAAGTAAAAAATGATAATGGAACTGAAACAGTACCAACTGGTCTACTAACTTATCCAACACTTATGGCTGCTGACATTTTGCTTTATAATCCTGATTTAGTGCCTGTTGGAATAGATCAAAAACAACACGTTGAACTAACAAGAAATTTAGCTATAAGATTAAATAATAAATACAAAACTCAATTTAAAGACGTGGATATTTTAACTCCTAAAATTGGTGCTAAAATTATGTCTTTAACTGAGCCTACCAAAAAAATGTCAAAATCTACTGAACAACCAAATTCAGCCATCTTTCTTTTAGATGATCCAGAATTAGCTTACAAAAAAATTCAAAAAGCTATCACAGATTCTGAAAACAAAATTTATTTAAGTGACGAAAAACCTGGTGTCAAAAATTTACTAACCATTTTTTCATCTTTAAAAGAATGAGAAATGGAAAAAACATTGGAATTCTTTAAAGACAAAAACTATAAAGAACTAAAACACGAAGTAGGAATTGTTGTGAAAGAGTTTTTAATTCACATACAAACTGAATACCAAAAAGTTAAAAATAATATTGAAAAATATAGCCAATTAGGTAAAGAAAAAGCTAAGGCTGTCGCTTCTGAACATTTAAAATTAATTAAACAAAAAATAGGTTTATAA
- a CDS encoding DEAD/DEAH box helicase: protein MDNIFSKTNKQEQLKGWERLLDNLINIKRNDSCLFSKIDNTDFLDLVDFLSPTDFRKIYTQQNFAIYLSNASLLKKKEKIEKAFSADEIFELAEEYRPELEKKYTKALNQNFEEAKRDIVDFFEKELQKASVRWKKYIRKANSRNAETNIWPVHIGFCYLSVKTEAKTVFAPLFFKEVNIELRQSLPILTSNGDIKINEKLQVFLKSQDLNDFKLDFDFSQATIAELEDKVKHIWPDYDIPDFVDKIDKNIVNDIRNQKIIFHSGVVLGFFEPSGGYQRQLLEYIIRSEEIHDIIKVEFDKNIYKNNIQNTIFGGEGLDNFFKINPTNFSQDKAHISAILQDTIIWGPPGTGKSQVIANIISNILILKLSALVVSEKKAALEVLKNRLGKLSLFCLFLLNDKNMDKTQFYKPMEELIDYLENFQEATEIKPIKVVSESEKNYLQLLNNIFSSDFEAAIAAYKELRKSMPNFDVKAAHQIFNLSKDIKLNPKLSPTKKTKLVESIVESQTKKKLTFFQKLTLSKHRSAWSDASIILNYLSKYDGELGNLLPHLNTIKPEDILNIHNFLSFKNEEKTSVNTDEELFQWHAKVLYNRLNEYIQENFKTYKKFVKEIRVKTRDPYKFFLKYSDVIKVIYSVIITTPLTDLSMYTKQEFDYAIIDEASQMFLENAFPILYLAQKHIFAGDKEQMQPTNWFSTSYGEFNEDEDESLGIKSILNYVVSEGVHQILLDKNYRSQHAALMTFNSKEFYESKLDIINQFNSDFKDCIEVFNVQGSWVNGQNLVEANFVIQKTLENINKYNKIILLTFNAQQQKVIEDIIFKDFPELDEAITQEKLLVKNLENIQGDEADLLIISVAYDANTGWHSTYVAKKGGKNALNVATSRAREKIIVAKSVVAEDVQSATLSEDISVFRRWLKFLDLTLQEQISYASKDKEEHTLSSNSNDKFVEFKKQISQVISQKIPDVQVVADYSIGTIKFDFALFKKQKFVLGIFADTLQYYKDASKYLEFLDVIKFVKFKDFPVDVINLLEWKISPKTVLERIQRLIDTTNNF from the coding sequence ATGGATAATATTTTTAGCAAAACTAACAAACAAGAACAACTCAAAGGATGAGAACGTTTATTAGATAATTTAATTAACATTAAAAGAAATGATAGTTGTTTATTTTCGAAAATAGATAATACTGATTTTTTAGATTTAGTTGATTTTTTATCACCTACAGATTTTAGAAAAATTTATACCCAACAAAATTTTGCAATTTATCTTTCAAATGCTTCACTTTTGAAGAAAAAAGAGAAAATTGAAAAAGCATTTTCAGCTGACGAAATTTTTGAACTTGCAGAAGAATATCGTCCTGAATTAGAAAAAAAATATACAAAAGCTTTAAACCAAAATTTTGAAGAAGCTAAAAGAGACATAGTTGACTTTTTTGAAAAAGAGCTTCAAAAAGCTTCAGTTAGGTGAAAAAAATATATTAGAAAAGCCAACTCTAGAAATGCAGAAACTAACATCTGACCTGTTCATATTGGTTTTTGTTATTTAAGTGTTAAAACTGAAGCAAAAACTGTCTTCGCACCTTTATTTTTCAAGGAAGTTAACATAGAACTTAGACAATCTTTACCTATTTTAACTTCAAATGGGGATATAAAAATAAATGAAAAATTACAAGTTTTTTTAAAATCACAAGATTTAAATGACTTTAAATTAGACTTTGATTTTTCACAAGCAACTATCGCTGAACTTGAAGATAAAGTAAAACATATTTGACCTGATTATGATATTCCTGATTTTGTTGATAAAATTGACAAAAATATTGTTAACGACATTAGAAATCAAAAAATAATTTTCCACTCAGGTGTTGTTCTTGGTTTTTTTGAGCCATCTGGAGGATATCAAAGACAATTATTAGAATACATAATCAGAAGCGAAGAAATTCACGATATAATAAAAGTAGAATTTGACAAAAACATATATAAAAATAATATTCAAAACACAATTTTTGGTGGCGAAGGTTTAGATAATTTTTTCAAAATAAATCCTACAAATTTTTCTCAAGATAAAGCACATATCTCTGCTATTTTGCAAGATACTATTATTTGAGGACCTCCAGGAACAGGAAAATCTCAAGTAATTGCAAATATAATTTCTAACATTTTAATTTTAAAATTATCAGCCCTTGTTGTTTCCGAGAAAAAAGCTGCTCTAGAGGTTTTAAAAAACAGATTAGGTAAATTGTCTTTATTTTGTTTATTCTTATTAAATGACAAAAATATGGACAAAACTCAATTTTATAAGCCAATGGAAGAGCTAATTGATTACTTAGAAAATTTCCAAGAAGCTACAGAAATAAAGCCTATTAAAGTAGTTTCTGAAAGTGAAAAAAACTATTTACAACTATTGAACAACATTTTTAGTTCTGATTTTGAAGCAGCTATTGCAGCTTATAAAGAGCTTAGAAAATCAATGCCTAATTTTGATGTTAAAGCAGCTCACCAAATTTTTAATTTATCTAAAGATATAAAATTAAATCCAAAACTTTCTCCTACTAAAAAAACAAAATTAGTAGAAAGCATTGTTGAATCACAAACTAAAAAGAAACTTACATTTTTCCAAAAACTCACTTTATCAAAACACAGAAGTGCATGAAGTGATGCAAGTATTATTCTAAATTATTTAAGTAAATACGATGGAGAATTAGGAAACTTATTACCTCATTTAAACACAATCAAACCTGAAGATATTTTAAACATTCACAACTTTTTATCCTTCAAAAATGAAGAAAAAACAAGCGTAAATACAGATGAAGAATTATTCCAATGACATGCTAAAGTTCTATATAATAGACTAAATGAATACATTCAAGAAAATTTTAAAACTTATAAAAAGTTTGTTAAAGAAATTAGAGTTAAAACAAGAGATCCATACAAATTTTTCTTAAAATACAGTGATGTAATTAAAGTAATTTATTCTGTTATTATTACTACACCTTTAACTGATTTATCAATGTATACAAAGCAAGAATTTGATTATGCGATTATAGATGAAGCTTCTCAAATGTTTTTAGAAAATGCATTTCCAATTTTGTATCTTGCTCAAAAACATATTTTTGCAGGTGATAAAGAACAAATGCAACCAACAAATTGATTTTCAACTTCTTATGGAGAATTTAATGAAGATGAAGATGAGAGTTTAGGAATTAAATCAATTTTAAATTATGTAGTAAGTGAAGGGGTTCATCAGATTTTATTAGATAAAAATTACAGATCTCAACACGCTGCTTTAATGACATTTAATTCAAAAGAATTTTACGAATCTAAGTTAGATATTATTAACCAATTTAATTCTGATTTTAAAGACTGTATAGAAGTTTTTAATGTTCAAGGTTCATGAGTTAATGGTCAAAATTTAGTTGAGGCTAATTTTGTAATTCAAAAAACTTTAGAAAACATAAATAAATACAATAAAATTATTCTTTTAACATTTAATGCACAACAACAAAAAGTAATTGAAGATATTATTTTCAAAGATTTTCCTGAACTAGATGAAGCTATAACTCAAGAAAAACTTTTAGTTAAAAATCTAGAAAATATTCAAGGAGATGAAGCTGATTTATTAATAATTTCAGTAGCGTATGATGCAAATACAGGTTGACATTCAACTTATGTAGCTAAAAAAGGCGGAAAAAATGCTTTAAATGTAGCAACCTCAAGGGCTCGTGAAAAAATTATTGTTGCAAAATCAGTAGTTGCAGAAGATGTTCAAAGTGCAACATTAAGTGAAGATATTTCAGTATTTAGAAGATGATTGAAGTTTTTAGATTTAACTTTACAAGAGCAAATTAGCTATGCTTCAAAAGACAAAGAAGAACATACTCTCTCTTCAAATTCTAATGATAAATTCGTAGAGTTTAAAAAACAAATTTCTCAGGTAATATCACAAAAAATTCCTGATGTACAAGTTGTTGCAGATTACTCAATTGGAACTATAAAATTTGATTTTGCTTTATTTAAGAAGCAAAAATTTGTATT